Proteins encoded within one genomic window of Bdellovibrio bacteriovorus:
- the pip gene encoding prolyl aminopeptidase, whose protein sequence is MRDFYPSIEPNNSGMLKVSDIHTLYWEECGNPQGKPVVFLHGGPGGGVAPDHRRFFDPKAYRIILFDQRGSGKSTPCAELRENNTWELIKDIETIRTLLKIDKWVVFGGSWGSTLALTYAISHPERVKALVLRGIFLCRPSEIKWFYQEGASEIFPDVWDEYLKPIPVAERGDMVTAYYKRLTHESSEVRLQAAKAWSKWEAATSRLIVDQNAIDEFDDPEYALSFARIECHYFTNNAFFSTNNWILENIEAIRKIPAVIVQGRYDVVCPARSAWDLHKAWPEAKFTIIPDSGHAAAEPGTRSALIEATDSFRHL, encoded by the coding sequence ATGCGTGATTTTTATCCTTCGATTGAACCCAATAATTCCGGAATGTTGAAAGTATCTGATATTCACACTTTATACTGGGAAGAGTGTGGAAATCCCCAGGGAAAACCCGTGGTATTTCTGCATGGCGGACCAGGTGGTGGTGTGGCTCCCGATCACCGTCGCTTTTTTGATCCGAAAGCTTATCGCATCATTCTTTTTGATCAACGTGGCTCAGGAAAATCCACACCTTGCGCCGAGCTTCGCGAAAACAACACGTGGGAACTAATCAAAGACATTGAAACCATTCGCACCCTGCTTAAGATTGATAAATGGGTGGTCTTTGGTGGCAGTTGGGGATCTACTTTGGCGCTGACTTATGCGATCTCTCATCCAGAAAGAGTGAAGGCCTTGGTCTTGCGCGGAATCTTCTTGTGCCGCCCTTCTGAAATCAAATGGTTTTATCAAGAAGGCGCTTCCGAAATTTTCCCAGACGTGTGGGATGAATACTTAAAACCAATTCCTGTCGCTGAACGTGGTGACATGGTGACGGCTTATTACAAACGCCTGACTCACGAAAGCTCAGAAGTGCGCCTGCAAGCGGCGAAAGCGTGGAGTAAGTGGGAGGCGGCGACGTCACGTCTCATCGTAGATCAAAACGCGATTGATGAATTCGACGATCCTGAATATGCGTTGAGCTTTGCGCGCATTGAGTGTCATTACTTCACGAACAACGCCTTCTTCTCGACGAACAATTGGATCTTGGAAAACATCGAAGCCATTCGCAAAATTCCCGCAGTGATTGTTCAAGGTCGCTATGATGTGGTCTGCCCGGCTCGCTCGGCGTGGGACCTTCATAAGGCTTGGCCAGAGGCAAAATTTACAATCATTCCTGACTCTGGTCATGCAGCTGCAGAGCCCGGAACTCGCTCAGCTCTTATTGAAGCCACAGACAGCTTCAGGCACCTGTAA
- a CDS encoding S1 family peptidase → MKLNKLVLAGLVSSLALTACSPQASNQGEIQTTGEGIIGGKVVEAGDKIQESIVAVYDAVEGQLCTGSLLPNNLVLTAAHCIGTEPEAMYVFFGTEVNKFAVRRQVDKVAISSLWETRQYEDFDTGDIALMHFQGEVPAGYKPATFLSETNKKLLKKGAKVVLAGYGITDGVTGDGAGTLRVTSVKIADPKFSLTEVKLDQTGGTGACHGDSGGPAYIEVKGKYYLWGVTSRGVEDAENDCSKYSAYTSALAHKVWLNRMANKLSVSLANPEISK, encoded by the coding sequence GTGAAGTTGAATAAACTTGTTTTGGCGGGGCTAGTTTCAAGTTTGGCTTTAACAGCTTGCTCACCTCAAGCTTCTAATCAAGGTGAAATTCAAACGACAGGCGAGGGAATCATTGGCGGCAAAGTCGTTGAAGCCGGTGATAAGATTCAAGAAAGCATCGTCGCTGTTTACGATGCGGTGGAAGGACAGCTTTGCACAGGGTCCCTTCTTCCGAATAACTTGGTGCTGACAGCCGCTCACTGCATCGGCACGGAGCCAGAAGCGATGTATGTTTTCTTCGGCACAGAGGTAAATAAATTCGCTGTTCGTCGTCAGGTAGACAAAGTCGCTATTTCTTCATTGTGGGAAACTCGCCAATACGAAGACTTCGATACGGGTGACATCGCTTTGATGCACTTCCAAGGAGAAGTTCCAGCCGGTTACAAACCAGCGACATTCTTAAGCGAAACTAATAAAAAACTTCTGAAAAAAGGCGCAAAAGTCGTGCTTGCCGGATACGGAATCACTGACGGTGTTACGGGTGACGGCGCAGGAACTTTGCGTGTAACTTCTGTAAAAATCGCGGATCCAAAATTCAGCCTCACCGAAGTAAAATTGGACCAAACTGGCGGTACGGGCGCTTGTCACGGGGACTCTGGCGGACCGGCTTACATCGAAGTGAAAGGCAAGTACTACCTTTGGGGTGTTACAAGCCGCGGAGTTGAAGATGCCGAAAACGACTGTTCGAAGTATTCTGCATACACCAGCGCTTTGGCTCACAAAGTATGGCTGAACAGAATGGCGAACAAGCTTTCTGTCTCTTTAGCGAATCCAGAAATTTCCAAATAG
- a CDS encoding S1 family peptidase, with protein MKTKLYVSSFIVLLLAACGGPNGVENINFNPEDAIIGGKETTRDNVLSKYVVLIHDGPTKTYCTGTLIKKNVILTAAHCIPSGPATLSLAFGLKPLAGQYILRQAARAVPHPDYKKQSANDRDDVALILIKGDAPRGFEPALLPDDNFPFKAGLGFTATGYGRTSGKTPVQKSDTQGSGTLRHVDLLIDSISKDDAQFYVNQKWNKGICNGDSGGPAMMRYQGKDYLVGVASATSWSVPSEITESEREEYIRKKDFCSEKSIYMSVKKYRPWIEKESKKLLY; from the coding sequence ATGAAAACGAAGTTGTACGTAAGCTCTTTTATCGTTTTGTTGTTGGCAGCCTGTGGGGGACCTAACGGAGTTGAAAACATCAATTTCAATCCGGAAGATGCGATCATCGGCGGCAAAGAGACAACCAGAGACAATGTGCTTTCTAAGTACGTTGTACTTATTCATGATGGCCCTACAAAAACTTACTGCACGGGAACTTTGATCAAAAAAAATGTGATCCTGACGGCGGCTCACTGCATTCCCAGTGGTCCTGCCACTTTGTCCTTGGCGTTTGGTTTGAAACCTTTGGCGGGTCAATACATTCTTCGTCAGGCGGCACGTGCAGTTCCTCACCCCGATTATAAAAAACAAAGTGCGAACGATCGCGATGATGTGGCGTTGATCTTAATCAAAGGCGACGCTCCTCGAGGATTTGAACCGGCACTTCTTCCTGATGATAACTTTCCGTTCAAAGCGGGATTGGGTTTCACGGCGACAGGTTATGGTCGCACGTCGGGAAAAACCCCGGTGCAGAAAAGCGATACACAAGGATCTGGAACTCTTCGCCATGTGGACCTTTTGATCGACAGCATCTCGAAAGACGACGCACAATTTTACGTGAATCAGAAATGGAATAAAGGCATCTGTAACGGAGACTCTGGTGGACCGGCCATGATGCGCTATCAGGGTAAGGACTATCTTGTCGGCGTTGCTTCTGCGACGTCGTGGAGCGTTCCTAGTGAAATCACCGAAAGCGAACGCGAAGAATACATTCGCAAAAAAGATTTCTGTTCAGAGAAATCAATCTACATGAGCGTTAAAAAATACCGCCCGTGGATTGAAAAAGAATCAAAGAAATTGTTGTACTAA
- a CDS encoding alpha/beta fold hydrolase codes for MERVNLFFLHGFLGRPSDWAIVKAHVPQHDGVRIYTPDYFKEALLGPQHAFEAWADNFIKWIEVHGCSADRNILVGYSLGGRLALHALQRRPNIWHKVVLVSTNPGFNDPHEDLDPTSEERRQRWMNDSYWAEEFLKAPWESVLRNWNAQPVFGGGENEPLRLEKEYSRESLSLALTQWSLAQQKNMRSLLIKNIQKIVWMVGDRDEKFMELSRRLQEEVMGLRVEVVPNSSHRILFDSPKVLGERLRQLVQQFL; via the coding sequence GTGGAAAGAGTGAATCTCTTTTTCCTGCATGGATTCCTAGGACGGCCCTCTGATTGGGCCATTGTCAAAGCCCACGTGCCTCAGCATGATGGCGTTAGGATCTATACACCGGATTACTTTAAAGAAGCGCTATTAGGCCCCCAGCACGCGTTCGAGGCTTGGGCCGATAATTTCATCAAGTGGATTGAAGTGCACGGCTGTTCGGCGGATAGAAACATCCTCGTAGGATATTCTTTGGGCGGGCGACTGGCCTTGCATGCTCTTCAGCGTCGACCGAACATTTGGCATAAAGTTGTCTTAGTTTCGACCAATCCCGGCTTTAATGATCCCCACGAAGATTTAGATCCGACTTCAGAAGAACGCCGTCAGCGCTGGATGAATGATTCGTACTGGGCCGAAGAATTTTTAAAAGCCCCTTGGGAAAGTGTTCTTCGTAACTGGAATGCGCAACCTGTGTTCGGCGGGGGAGAAAACGAACCTCTTCGCCTGGAAAAAGAATATTCCCGCGAATCCTTAAGTCTGGCGTTAACTCAATGGTCCCTTGCCCAACAGAAAAACATGCGCAGTCTTTTGATTAAGAATATTCAGAAGATCGTATGGATGGTCGGCGACCGCGACGAAAAATTTATGGAACTTTCACGTCGCTTGCAGGAAGAAGTGATGGGGCTTCGTGTGGAAGTGGTTCCTAATTCTTCGCACCGGATTCTTTTTGACAGCCCCAAAGTCCTTGGCGAAAGACTTCGCCAATTAGTACAACAATTTCTTTGA
- the menD gene encoding 2-succinyl-5-enolpyruvyl-6-hydroxy-3-cyclohexene-1-carboxylic-acid synthase, with translation MTNMELAAKVIQELVHTGVREFVLCAGARNSPLVHILDENKNLKVYSFFEERSAAFFALGRIASTRRPVAIITTSGTAVAELLPAAVEGTYSSLPLIMVTADRPKHYRGSGAPQTIEQVGIFSYYNEVALDIDAENSHISFKSLSWKKPIHVNICFEEPLIDGPVPKIEFSVSERTKLPGQLPLGTLKEVEDFINSHKPLVIVGILPEKAHTTVLEFLKQYKAPVYCEGISSLRGHPDIKDIEIRSGEKMIHRVLNSGLCDSVLRIGGVPTARFWRDLEVKYREIPVFNISFNHFSGLSRPVLHCNSIDLLSQVEFTHVHRENVKLNIEDNTRTEAVRALLEKYPQSEQGLIYSLSKKMKGASVYLGNSLPIREWDSCSSHDAMPLRVAANRGANGIDGQLSTFLGWASPQTENWCLVGDLTALYDLSSLWATSQLEANKFRIVVINNGGGQIFSRMFNKEIFVNKHQISFESWAKMWNWSYQKWHNIPEENNFADHQIIELCPHWEQTQEFWKEYEFLWKE, from the coding sequence ATGACAAACATGGAATTAGCAGCGAAGGTCATTCAGGAACTGGTGCACACCGGTGTTCGTGAATTTGTTTTATGTGCCGGAGCTCGCAACAGCCCTTTAGTTCACATCCTTGACGAAAATAAAAATCTGAAAGTGTATTCTTTCTTCGAAGAGCGCTCGGCCGCTTTCTTCGCTTTGGGAAGAATCGCAAGCACTCGTCGTCCCGTTGCCATTATCACGACATCGGGAACGGCGGTGGCAGAGCTTTTACCTGCGGCCGTTGAAGGAACTTATTCTTCTTTGCCACTGATCATGGTCACTGCAGATCGTCCGAAGCACTATCGTGGCTCAGGTGCTCCGCAGACGATCGAACAAGTCGGAATTTTTTCTTACTACAATGAAGTGGCGTTGGATATCGACGCCGAAAATTCACACATCTCTTTCAAGTCACTTTCGTGGAAAAAACCAATTCACGTGAATATCTGTTTTGAAGAGCCACTGATCGATGGCCCTGTTCCAAAAATTGAATTTTCAGTTTCAGAAAGAACGAAGTTGCCAGGTCAATTGCCTTTGGGAACTTTGAAAGAGGTTGAAGATTTCATCAACTCTCACAAGCCTTTGGTGATCGTCGGAATCTTGCCAGAAAAAGCACACACCACAGTGCTCGAATTTTTGAAGCAATACAAAGCGCCGGTTTATTGCGAAGGTATCTCGAGTCTGCGCGGTCATCCCGATATCAAAGATATTGAAATTCGTTCGGGCGAAAAGATGATCCATCGAGTTCTAAATTCAGGTCTTTGCGATTCTGTCTTGCGCATCGGTGGCGTGCCCACCGCACGTTTCTGGCGTGATCTTGAAGTCAAGTACCGCGAAATTCCGGTGTTTAACATCAGCTTCAATCACTTCTCCGGCTTAAGTCGTCCGGTGCTTCATTGCAACTCGATCGACTTATTAAGCCAGGTCGAATTCACACACGTGCATCGTGAAAATGTGAAGCTTAATATCGAAGACAACACTCGAACTGAAGCCGTGCGCGCACTCTTAGAAAAATATCCGCAGTCAGAGCAAGGTTTGATTTATTCTCTTTCAAAAAAGATGAAAGGGGCGTCCGTTTATTTGGGGAACTCTTTGCCGATTCGTGAATGGGATTCTTGTTCTTCTCACGATGCGATGCCATTGCGAGTGGCGGCCAATCGCGGTGCTAACGGCATTGATGGACAGCTTTCAACATTCTTAGGTTGGGCCTCTCCACAGACGGAAAACTGGTGTCTTGTTGGAGATTTAACAGCGCTGTATGATTTATCGTCACTTTGGGCAACTTCTCAACTCGAAGCCAACAAATTCCGTATTGTCGTCATCAACAACGGTGGGGGGCAAATTTTCTCCCGCATGTTCAATAAAGAGATTTTCGTAAACAAACACCAGATTTCTTTCGAATCATGGGCAAAGATGTGGAATTGGTCTTATCAGAAATGGCATAATATTCCTGAAGAGAACAATTTTGCTGATCACCAGATCATCGAACTCTGCCCTCACTGGGAGCAGACTCAAGAATTCTGGAAGGAGTACGAATTTCTGTGGAAAGAGTGA
- a CDS encoding chorismate-binding protein, whose product MRHKDQWILIEGPFQPASDANSDEITVFCPDFYDLGSSKPLRGAKTYRLSTEDMRLHCEAYLAQHPSSEVPVMKASWEEPQKEDFAQALTVIQNRIRNNEIQKAVPVVFSRSTQTVTATERAQMILNLLKAPPTLYVYGLWQNGQGVLGATPETLFDYSHGILKTMALAGTCPKSEASERNSLLKDAKEMQEHLLVLQDIKEVLSPWGEVKTHGPYIVELPTLYHLKSDIEIRCRKKPEFLSLIKDLHPTPALGVAPRAQGYKWMAELPGQDDRGPYGGPFAVFAGEEALCLVGIRNLQWNRNLAMIGSGCGIVADSELEREWREVFQKRQSVRKILGLEL is encoded by the coding sequence TTGCGCCATAAGGATCAATGGATTCTTATTGAAGGTCCTTTTCAGCCTGCTTCCGACGCGAATAGTGATGAAATTACAGTATTTTGCCCTGATTTCTATGATCTAGGCTCAAGCAAACCCTTGCGGGGAGCGAAAACTTACCGTCTCTCGACCGAAGACATGCGCCTTCATTGTGAGGCTTACTTGGCTCAACATCCGTCTTCTGAGGTCCCCGTAATGAAAGCTTCTTGGGAAGAGCCCCAAAAAGAAGACTTCGCGCAAGCTCTGACAGTCATTCAAAATCGCATTCGCAATAACGAAATTCAAAAGGCCGTTCCCGTCGTGTTTTCTAGATCAACACAAACCGTGACGGCTACGGAGCGAGCGCAAATGATTTTGAATCTTTTGAAAGCTCCGCCGACTCTTTACGTCTATGGACTTTGGCAGAACGGGCAGGGTGTTTTAGGGGCGACTCCAGAAACACTTTTTGACTATTCACATGGAATTTTAAAAACCATGGCTCTGGCTGGTACTTGCCCGAAGAGTGAGGCTTCCGAACGGAATTCTCTTTTGAAGGACGCGAAAGAGATGCAAGAGCATCTTCTGGTTTTACAAGACATCAAAGAGGTCTTAAGTCCCTGGGGTGAAGTGAAAACTCACGGGCCTTACATCGTGGAACTGCCGACACTTTATCACTTAAAAAGTGATATCGAGATTCGCTGCCGTAAAAAACCCGAGTTTCTTTCTTTGATAAAAGATCTGCATCCAACCCCAGCGTTGGGAGTGGCTCCACGTGCGCAGGGTTACAAGTGGATGGCCGAGCTTCCAGGGCAAGACGACCGCGGACCTTATGGGGGACCTTTCGCTGTTTTTGCGGGCGAAGAGGCCTTGTGCCTTGTCGGCATTCGAAATTTGCAGTGGAATAGAAACCTTGCGATGATTGGTTCGGGTTGCGGGATCGTCGCTGACAGTGAATTGGAACGAGAGTGGCGAGAAGTATTTCAAAAACGCCAATCAGTAAGAAAGATTTTGGGGCTTGAGTTATGA
- the aroF gene encoding 3-deoxy-7-phosphoheptulonate synthase translates to MEMLTMQTTPSTQIVNVGGYDIGGPQFTVIAGPCSIESYEQFMETAKGVKSSGAHILRGGIWKMRTSSKAFQGLGSSSFDFIKAVCKETNMSLISEVTDARQIEEIYDIVECFQVGSRNMHNYSLLKELGMQKKPVMLKRGFAALIEEWVKAAEYITNGGNPNVILCERGIRTFETATRNTLDINAVAFAKRNTHLPVIVDPSHAVGIRALVPDLAYAAAAVGADGIIVEVHPRPAEALSDGMQALTLDDFKHMMNKMDKILKAVDRPLHKVELYAN, encoded by the coding sequence ATGGAAATGCTAACTATGCAAACAACTCCCTCAACCCAAATCGTCAATGTCGGCGGATATGATATCGGCGGACCACAGTTCACTGTGATCGCTGGTCCTTGCTCGATCGAAAGTTACGAGCAATTCATGGAAACCGCAAAAGGCGTTAAATCTTCAGGCGCGCACATTCTTCGTGGCGGCATCTGGAAAATGCGCACGTCTTCAAAAGCCTTCCAAGGTTTGGGTTCTTCATCCTTCGATTTTATCAAAGCTGTTTGCAAAGAGACAAACATGAGCCTGATTTCTGAAGTCACAGATGCTCGTCAAATCGAAGAAATCTATGACATCGTAGAATGCTTCCAAGTCGGTTCTCGCAACATGCACAACTACTCTTTGCTTAAAGAGTTGGGCATGCAAAAAAAACCCGTGATGTTGAAACGTGGTTTCGCCGCTTTGATTGAAGAGTGGGTGAAAGCCGCTGAATACATCACAAACGGTGGCAACCCGAACGTGATCCTTTGCGAACGCGGTATCCGCACTTTCGAAACAGCGACACGCAACACGCTAGATATCAACGCCGTAGCTTTCGCAAAAAGAAATACACATCTTCCAGTGATCGTCGATCCTTCTCACGCTGTCGGCATTCGCGCTCTTGTGCCAGATTTAGCTTACGCCGCGGCGGCAGTAGGGGCTGACGGTATCATCGTTGAAGTACATCCTCGCCCGGCAGAAGCTCTTTCTGACGGCATGCAAGCTCTGACTTTGGATGATTTCAAACACATGATGAACAAGATGGATAAAATCTTGAAAGCCGTCGACAGACCTCTTCACAAGGTAGAGCTTTATGCAAACTAA
- the ubiE gene encoding bifunctional demethylmenaquinone methyltransferase/2-methoxy-6-polyprenyl-1,4-benzoquinol methylase UbiE, whose product MQTKHSPNPEVIRSMFSKVAANYDKGNNVLSMGIHHLWRKKLVKYSGAKAGDKVLDCATGTGDLAIEFKKTVGTGDVVGTDFCAEMLIPAPGKAKERGLEIKFEQADVTQLQYADNSFDISSISFGIRNVGDPVKGLKEMARVVKPGGQVMVLEFGQVNLPIFGAIYNFYSQNILPKIGGLVTGQGEAYEYLQKSSAAFPCREGFLDLMKETNSFEKMEYISLTGGIAYIYKGTVK is encoded by the coding sequence ATGCAAACTAAACATTCTCCAAATCCAGAAGTGATTCGCAGCATGTTCTCTAAAGTCGCAGCGAACTACGACAAAGGGAACAATGTCTTGTCGATGGGCATCCATCACCTTTGGAGAAAAAAATTAGTTAAGTACAGCGGCGCTAAAGCCGGCGACAAAGTCCTAGACTGCGCCACAGGCACAGGCGACTTAGCCATCGAATTCAAAAAAACCGTAGGAACGGGTGACGTTGTAGGAACAGACTTCTGCGCCGAAATGTTAATCCCCGCTCCAGGCAAAGCCAAAGAACGCGGCCTAGAAATCAAATTCGAACAAGCCGACGTAACTCAACTTCAATACGCCGATAACTCTTTCGATATCAGCAGCATCTCTTTCGGAATCCGCAACGTAGGTGACCCAGTAAAAGGCCTGAAAGAAATGGCAAGAGTGGTGAAACCCGGCGGCCAAGTGATGGTCCTAGAATTCGGCCAAGTAAATCTGCCCATCTTCGGCGCCATCTACAATTTCTACTCACAAAACATCCTACCCAAAATAGGAGGCCTAGTAACAGGCCAAGGCGAAGCCTACGAATACCTACAAAAATCTTCAGCAGCCTTCCCCTGCCGAGAAGGCTTCCTAGATCTAATGAAAGAAACAAACTCTTTCGAAAAAATGGAATACATCAGCCTGACCGGCGGAATAGCCTACATCTACAAAGGCACCGTAAAATAA
- a CDS encoding TIGR04255 family protein, with protein sequence MENKLKNPPIIEAIVDFIFENNFDPKSYTLMCNYLKPLSERSERIQNYQIQVGAEENSVPQVKKAEGQGQRYFFESGKYVITIKDNGITFGRLKPYSSFVDFRNWIESNLRKLPLPSELKVLRVGVRYINSFSVPSSSSYARDYLFNIPPSPPGLDEFPIDFVSRISVPIPDLAAMSILTQTWNPASNPKESSVTIDIDVFRLFEKSQPISDTWDTILGLKAKLNSIFFRTVTKRTLDTFL encoded by the coding sequence TTGGAGAATAAACTTAAGAATCCTCCTATCATAGAAGCTATTGTAGATTTTATTTTCGAAAATAATTTTGACCCAAAATCTTACACCTTAATGTGCAATTACCTTAAGCCTTTGTCGGAACGTTCTGAACGGATACAAAATTATCAAATTCAGGTTGGCGCAGAAGAAAATTCCGTACCACAAGTTAAGAAAGCCGAAGGCCAAGGCCAGAGATATTTTTTTGAATCAGGAAAGTATGTAATCACAATTAAGGACAACGGCATCACTTTCGGGAGGCTTAAACCTTACTCAAGCTTCGTAGACTTTAGAAACTGGATTGAATCAAATCTAAGGAAATTACCACTTCCTTCTGAGCTTAAAGTTCTTCGTGTGGGTGTGAGGTACATTAATTCATTTAGCGTACCATCTTCGTCTAGCTACGCTAGAGATTATCTTTTCAACATTCCACCTAGTCCTCCGGGTTTAGATGAATTTCCCATCGACTTCGTTAGTCGCATTTCAGTGCCCATTCCTGATCTCGCAGCCATGAGCATATTGACTCAAACCTGGAATCCGGCTTCTAATCCAAAAGAGAGCAGTGTTACCATTGACATCGATGTTTTTCGACTTTTTGAAAAAAGCCAGCCGATATCAGATACTTGGGATACAATTTTAGGATTGAAAGCTAAACTTAATAGTATATTCTTCCGAACAGTAACAAAAAGAACATTGGATACCTTTCTATGA
- a CDS encoding 1,4-dihydroxy-2-naphthoyl-CoA synthase — protein sequence MVSDIFNPEWWTEVPGFKFKDITYHRAKDQGTVRIAFNRPEVRNAFRPQTVDELYTALEHARITADVGVVIITGNGPSPKDGGWAFCSGGDQRIRGKDGYKYEEKEAVGKMDLARLGRLHILEVQRLIRFMPKIVMAVVPGWSVGGGHSLHVVCDLTLASQEHAIFKQTDPDVASFDSGYGSAYLARMVGQKRAREIFFLGRNYSAQEAFDMGMVNAVIPHKDLEKVALEWAYEMNSKSPTAMRMLKYGFNLIDDGLVGQQLFAGEATRLAYGTEEAVEGRNSFVEKRPKDFKKFPWHY from the coding sequence ATGGTTTCCGATATTTTCAATCCCGAATGGTGGACTGAAGTTCCTGGTTTTAAATTCAAAGACATCACTTATCACCGCGCTAAAGATCAGGGCACAGTTCGTATCGCCTTCAATCGCCCTGAAGTGCGCAATGCTTTTCGCCCACAAACCGTGGATGAACTTTACACTGCTTTAGAGCACGCACGTATCACAGCGGATGTCGGTGTCGTTATTATCACTGGAAATGGTCCTTCACCTAAAGATGGCGGCTGGGCTTTCTGTTCTGGCGGTGACCAGCGTATTCGTGGCAAAGACGGCTACAAGTATGAAGAAAAAGAAGCGGTTGGTAAAATGGATCTAGCACGCCTGGGTCGTTTGCATATCCTTGAAGTTCAACGCTTGATTCGTTTCATGCCGAAGATCGTGATGGCGGTTGTGCCAGGCTGGTCGGTAGGTGGTGGACATTCTTTGCACGTGGTCTGTGACCTGACTTTGGCTTCACAAGAACATGCCATTTTCAAACAAACCGACCCAGATGTCGCGAGCTTTGATAGCGGTTATGGTTCTGCTTATCTTGCTCGCATGGTGGGGCAAAAGCGTGCGCGTGAAATCTTCTTCTTAGGTCGCAACTATTCAGCGCAGGAAGCTTTTGATATGGGCATGGTCAACGCCGTTATCCCTCATAAAGACCTAGAAAAAGTCGCATTGGAATGGGCTTACGAAATGAATTCAAAATCTCCAACGGCGATGCGCATGTTGAAGTATGGATTCAACTTGATTGACGATGGTTTGGTGGGCCAGCAATTGTTTGCCGGAGAGGCCACTCGCCTTGCTTACGGCACTGAAGAAGCCGTCGAAGGTCGCAATTCTTTCGTTGAAAAACGTCCCAAAGATTTCAAAAAGTTCCCTTGGCATTACTAA
- the aroC gene encoding chorismate synthase, giving the protein MSASQFGSRFVITSFGESHGTALGVVIDGCPAGVRFDSEILKKELERRRPGHHGSGQIVSGRQEADAPEVLSGVFEEKTLGTPIAIIVRNQDARSQDYKEIKNSPRAGHADDMWRNKFGHSDHRGGGRSSGRETVSRVMAGAVAQMLLKETSPKTRVMGYASQIGPFSLTPDERVQVPSKNIDSFQARFPSNRDVEVAELLKSAQESGDSYGGVAEILIENPPAYLGQPVFHKLKSDLAQAFLSVGATNGFELGLGFESAEVKGTEFHQGTQEAYGGIRGGISTGESILLKVSFKPTSSILDVAKKGRHDPCIVTRAIPVLEAMTWLVLADHWLWSKTDRI; this is encoded by the coding sequence ATGAGCGCAAGTCAGTTTGGATCTCGCTTCGTCATCACGAGCTTCGGTGAAAGCCACGGCACGGCTTTAGGCGTTGTCATTGATGGATGCCCTGCGGGAGTCCGCTTTGATTCAGAAATTCTTAAAAAAGAATTGGAACGTCGTCGTCCCGGCCATCATGGCTCAGGACAAATCGTTTCGGGTCGTCAGGAGGCAGATGCCCCCGAAGTACTGAGCGGTGTGTTTGAAGAAAAAACTTTAGGAACTCCGATTGCGATCATCGTGCGTAATCAAGATGCTCGCTCTCAAGATTATAAAGAAATCAAAAACAGCCCGCGCGCCGGCCATGCCGATGATATGTGGCGGAATAAGTTTGGTCACAGTGATCATCGCGGCGGTGGTCGCTCTTCAGGAAGAGAAACTGTTTCGCGCGTGATGGCAGGGGCCGTAGCACAAATGCTTCTAAAAGAAACGTCGCCGAAAACTCGTGTGATGGGCTACGCCTCGCAAATTGGGCCTTTTTCTTTAACGCCGGATGAGCGTGTGCAAGTTCCTTCGAAAAATATTGATTCATTCCAGGCGCGCTTTCCCTCGAATCGAGATGTCGAAGTGGCGGAGCTTTTAAAGTCCGCTCAGGAATCTGGAGACAGTTACGGAGGAGTTGCTGAGATTCTCATCGAAAATCCACCGGCGTACTTGGGGCAACCCGTGTTTCACAAATTGAAATCAGATCTGGCTCAAGCCTTTTTAAGCGTTGGCGCAACGAATGGCTTCGAATTAGGCCTGGGCTTTGAATCTGCTGAGGTGAAAGGCACCGAATTTCACCAAGGGACTCAAGAAGCTTACGGCGGCATCCGCGGCGGCATTTCGACAGGCGAGAGTATTTTATTAAAAGTGTCTTTTAAACCAACAAGCTCCATTTTGGATGTAGCAAAGAAGGGTCGTCATGATCCTTGTATTGTCACTCGCGCCATTCCGGTGCTAGAGGCGATGACATGGTTGGTATTGGCAGATCACTGGCTGTGGTCTAAAACAGATCGTATCTAA